TGAGGCTGACTTGAACCCAGTAATAATGCTTGAGAATGGGAAGGGTTCATACGCTGTAGATGCTAGGTTCATAATAAAGCCCACTTAATCCAATACTATTTATAACGCATAACAGTAGGATGTGATTAATCCTTAAAATACGTTATTGAAATCACACAGTGTCGGCTATTAGCTTAATGCTATCCTTATCAAGTCTCTTTAAGTCAATTTCATATACATTATCATGAATGTCAACTAACGTTAGCTTACTGTCCATGAGCATTACGTTCCTCCTACCCCTAGTGTTAACTACTACTTCACCATAGTTAGTCACTAAGTGCCACTCCAGCTCATCACCCTTAACATTAATTGCCTTAACACTGACCGTAATAGGCTTGAAGTTGTTTAGAGCTATTGCAGTCTCAAGTAGCTTAACTGACTCAGCATCAAGAACCTTATAGTTACTTAAAATGAACCGCTCCCTACCATCCTTATCATAGAACGCGACGTATTCAGGTTGAGATATTGGGAACGGTAACCTAGGTTTAAGATCCTTATAAACTTCCCCATTAACGACCAGTGTGACTAGACTCCTTCTACTTCCTGGCTTAACCTTAACGCTACTTGGTTCAAGCATAATATCCTTAACGTAATCCCTGAGCGTTAAGGCATTTCCATTATTATCATCATTCTTAAGAAGCTTTAACTCACCTGTGAATAATTCAAGCTGATCCTTAAACATATTGTAGAAGTACCCCCTCTTAGCTAATAATTCATTAGGCTTACCCTCCTCAATAATTTCCCCATTAGACATTACTATTACCCTATCAGCGCTCATAACCTCAACGAAACTGTGGGTTACGAAGATTGCTGTCCTACCCTTAGCTAAATTCATGATGGCTCTATAAACCTCAGCCTCATTAATAACATCAAGGTTCGATGTTGCCTCATCAAGGATAACGATATCCGGCTGCTTAATAATTGCCCTAGCAATCGAAATCCTCTGCCTCTGGCCGCCGGATAATGATGAACCCCTTTCACCTAAGTTAGTGTCGTAGGCTAGTGGTAACTGCATTATTTCATCATGAATCCTAGCAGCCTTACAGGCAGCTATTATCTCCCAAGGTTCAACACTTCTTCCACTACCATAGGCTACATTGTAGGCTACTGTACTATCGAACAAGGCCACCTCCTGTGGAACGTAGGCAATCCTATCCCTAAGGTACTGCAGGTCAATTTCCTTAATATTAACACCGTTTATCCTTATTTCCCCTGAATCCACATCATACATCCTAAGGAGTAGCTTAGATAGCGTACTCTTCCCTGAACCACTCTTACCAACCACGGCAACCTTCTCACCAACCCTTATCCTCAGGTTTATGTTCTTTAAGACAGGCGTATACTTATCGTAACTAAACCAAACATTACTGAACAATATGTCACCCTTTAGGTCAGGCTTCTTAGGTTTCTCAGGCTCCTTAACGTCGGGCTCAGCCTCCATTATCTCCCTAAGCCTATCCCCTGATGTCACTGCTTGCTGTATGAATGGTATTATGTTACTCAAGTTGTTTATCGGTCCATAGAACTGAGCCATGTAGGACACGAATGCCGTTAAGGTACCTAACTGGATAGTACCAGCAATAACCTGTTCACCACCGAACCACCACATCATGACTGTTGACAGTGATGTTAGTAAACCGAGGAATGGCCAATAACTGACGTTCATTTTAGTTACCTTAACCTGTGACTCATAAAGCCTATTAAGGAGTTCATTTAACCTACCTGACTCATAATCCTCCTTGGCGAAGGACTTTATAACCATGTAGTTGGGTATAGCGTCTGATAGGGCGCTGGTCACATCAGCGCTCCTCCTCCAATTCCTATGGTAAACCCTAT
This genomic interval from Caldivirga sp. contains the following:
- a CDS encoding DUF1854 domain-containing protein; translation: MDCIFKAISDLDKDLRFRNSEVCLTNDNRIIVSSDGKEESYQLSDIQRVYVEDGIGIGKLILVTKKGEEIEAAYFTKKPIEEFRKFAIIVNGRINGNGHYEGITLAGQSRKSNVRSTLLWLLNFMRPYWHKMLIGVILSIAIAMLNLVPPYLLKILIDNVFLTKTHSMRLFYNLTLTLIGSYVAVTALSIAQNYILNTVGQRVVNDIRSKVFAHVMKLSASFIDRMSTGRILSRLTNDAGNTQWLMVWGLPTLIVNVLTLIGIGVILFTMDVKLALFVLLPTPVIAYMIYRYRKKSHRVYHRNWRRSADVTSALSDAIPNYMVIKSFAKEDYESGRLNELLNRLYESQVKVTKMNVSYWPFLGLLTSLSTVMMWWFGGEQVIAGTIQLGTLTAFVSYMAQFYGPINNLSNIIPFIQQAVTSGDRLREIMEAEPDVKEPEKPKKPDLKGDILFSNVWFSYDKYTPVLKNINLRIRVGEKVAVVGKSGSGKSTLSKLLLRMYDVDSGEIRINGVNIKEIDLQYLRDRIAYVPQEVALFDSTVAYNVAYGSGRSVEPWEIIAACKAARIHDEIMQLPLAYDTNLGERGSSLSGGQRQRISIARAIIKQPDIVILDEATSNLDVINEAEVYRAIMNLAKGRTAIFVTHSFVEVMSADRVIVMSNGEIIEEGKPNELLAKRGYFYNMFKDQLELFTGELKLLKNDDNNGNALTLRDYVKDIMLEPSSVKVKPGSRRSLVTLVVNGEVYKDLKPRLPFPISQPEYVAFYDKDGRERFILSNYKVLDAESVKLLETAIALNNFKPITVSVKAINVKGDELEWHLVTNYGEVVVNTRGRRNVMLMDSKLTLVDIHDNVYEIDLKRLDKDSIKLIADTV